In one window of Camelina sativa cultivar DH55 chromosome 15, Cs, whole genome shotgun sequence DNA:
- the LOC104745730 gene encoding putative callose synthase 8, giving the protein MSHEIVPVDPIDVPSTSYSRPVLGDDDDSPERHQFTKSLTFREHVSSSEPFDSERLPATLASEIQRFLRIANLVESEEPRIAYLCRFHAFEIAHHMDRNSTGRGVRQFKTSLLQRLEQDEEFTVRRRKEKSDVRELKRVYHAYKEYIIRHGASFNLDNSQREKLINARRIASVLYEVLKTVTSGAGPQAIADRDSIRAKSEFYVPYNILPLDKGGVHQAIMHLPEIKAAVAIVRNTRGLPPPEDFQRHQPFVDLFEFLQHAFGFQNGNVANQREHLILLLSNTIIRQPQKQSSAPKSGDEAVDALMKKFFKNYTNWCKFLGRKNNIKLPYVKQEALQYKTLYIGLYLLIWGETSNLRFMPECLCYIFHHMAYELHGVLTGAVSMITGEKVMPAYGVGHESFLANVVTPIYRVVEKEADKNKNGTADHSMWRNYDDLNEFFWSPECFEIGWPMRVNQGDGEECFDGQCQHDFFCVESSDTSKTERWRGMLRFRKQTKKTDEEIEDDEELGGLSEEQTKPTSKWLGKTNFVETRSFWQIFRSFDRMWSFFVLSLQALIIMACHDVGSPLQMFNANIFEDVMSIFITSAILKLIKGILDIIFKWKARNTMPINEKKKQMVKLGFAAIWTIILPVLYAHSRRKYICYFPDYKTWLGEWCFSPYMVAVTIYLTGSAIALVLFFVPAISKYIETSNHRIFKTLSWWGQPRLYVGRGVQETQMSQFKYTLFWILVLLTKFAFSYAFEIKPLIEPTRLIMKVGVRNYEWHEIFPEVKSNAAAIVAVWAPIMVVYFMDTQIWYSVYCTIFGGLYGVLHHLGEIRTLGMLRGRFHTLPSAFNARLIPHSTKDEKRRKQRGFFPFSLGRGSDGQKNSMAKFVLVWNQVINSFRTEDLISNKELDLMTMPMSSEVLSGIIRWPIFLLANKFSTALSITKDFVGKDEVLYRRIRKDEYMYYAVKECYESLKYILQILVVGDLEKKIISGIINEIEENIRQSSLLEEFKMTELPALHDKCIELVQLLVEGSEVRLQIEKSEELHGKLVKALQDIFELVTNDMMVHGDRILDLLKSQEGSEEETDIFMRVIEPQLFESYGEHRCIHFPLPDSASLSEQIQRFLLLLTVKDSAMDIPENLEARRRISFFATSLFMDMPDAPKVRNMMSFSVLTPHYQEDITFSTKELHSTNSSVSIIFYMQKIFPDEWKNFLERMGCDNLDSLKKEGKDEELRSWASFRGQTLSRTVRGMMYCREALKLQAFLDMADDEDILEGYNDVERSNRPLAAQLDALADMKFTYVVSCQMFGAQKSAGDPHAQDILDLMIKYPSLRVAYVEEREEIVLDVPKKVYYSILVKAVNGFDQEIYRVKLPGPPNIGEGKPENQNHSIVFTRGEALQTIDMNQDHYLEEAFKMRNLLQEFLRNRGRRPPTILGLREHIFTGSVSSLAWFMSYQETSFVTIGQRLLANPLRVRFHYGHPDVFDRIFHITRGGISKASRTINLSEDVFAGYNTTLRRGCITYNEYLQVGKGRDVGLNQISKFEAKVANGNSEQTISRDIYRLGQRFDFFRMLSCYFTTIGFYFSSLISVIGIYIYLYGQLYLVLSGLQKTLILEAKVKNIKSLETALASQSFIQLGLLTGLPMVMEIGLEKGFLIAFQDFILMQLQLAAFFFTFSLGTKTHYFGRTILHGGAKYRPTGRKVVVFHANFSENYRLYSRSHFIKGFELMILLVVYELFKHTSQSNMAYSFITFSVWFMSLTWLCAPFLFNPSGFTWEIIVGDWRDWNRWIKEQGGIGIQQDKSWKSWWNDEQAHLRGSGVGARCLEIILSLRFFVYQYGLVYHLDISQSSTNIIVYALSWVVILATFFTVKAVDLGRQLFSTRKHLLFRFFKVFIFVSILTVIITLSNICHLSVKDLIVSCLAFLPTGWGLILIAQAVRPKIEGTSLWEFAQVLARAYDYGMGVVLFAPMAILAWLPIISAFQTRFLFNEAFNRRLQIQPILAGKKKNR; this is encoded by the exons ATGTCTCACGAAATCGTCCCCGTAGACCCCATAGATGTTCCTAGTACTAGTTACTCACGGCCCGTTctgggtgatgatgatgattcgccGGAACGCCACCAGTTCACTAAATCCCTAACTTTTCGGGAACATGTTTCGTCCTCGGAGCCTTTTGATAGTGAGAGGCTTCCTGCGACATTAGCTTCAGAGATTCAGAGGTTTCTTCGTATTGCTAATTTGGTTGAGTCTGAGGAACCTCGTATCGCTTATCTTT GTCGATTTCATGCTTTCGAGATAGCTCACCACATGGATAGAAACTCTACCGGAAGAGGTGTACGGCAGTTCaaaacttctcttcttcaaaggCTTGAACAG gatgAAGAGTTTACtgtaagaagaaggaaggagaagagtgatGTTCGGGAGCTCAAACGTGTTTATCATGCTTACAAGGAATACATTATCAGACATGGTGCATCATTTAATCTGGATAACAG TCAGCGAGAGAAGTTGATTAACGCACGCAGAATTGCTTCTGTTTTGTATGAAGTTCTTAAGACAGTCACAAGTGGTGCTGGCCCGCAG GCCATTGCGGATAGAGACAGTATTCGGgcaaaatctgaattttatgtGCCATATAACATTCTTCCTCTTGATAAAGGAGGGGTACACCAAGCAATCATGCATCTGCCTGAG ATTAAAGCTGCTGTTGCAATTGTACGTAACACTCGCGGGTTGCCTCCTCCAGAGGATTTTCAGAGACACCAGCCTTTCGTAGATTTATTTGAATTCCTGCAGCATGCATTTGGGTTTCAG AATGGAAATGTTGCCAATCAGAGAGAGCATCTGATCCTCCTACTCAGTAACACCATAATACGGCAACCTCAGAAGCAGTCTTCAGCACCCAAG TCTGGTGATGAGGCAGTAGATGCGTTAATGAAGAAGTTTTTTAAGAACTACACAAACTGGTGCAAGTTTCTTGGGAGAAAAAACAACATCAA GTTGCCATATGTGAAACAGGAAGCCCTACAATATAAAACACTCTATATAGGACTATACCTTCTCATATGGGGAGAGACGTCAAACTTGAGGTTCATGCCAGAGTGCCTGTGTTATATTTTCCACCAT ATGGCATATGAATTGCATGGAGTTTTAACCGGTGCAGTTAGTATGATAACTGGAGAGAAGGTCATGCCAGCATATGGTGTAGGACACGAATCTTTCCTTGCGAATGTAGTTACCCCCATATACAGGGTTGTCGAAAAG GAAGCTGATAAGAACAAGAATGGAACTGCTGATCATTCAATGTGGAGAAACTACGATGATCTGAACGAGTTCTTCTG GTCTCCCGAATGTTTTGAAATAGGTTGGCCAATGCGAGTGAACCAGGGAGATGGCGAGGAATGCTTTGATGGCCAATGTCAGCACGATTTTTTCTGTGTAGAATCGTCAGATACCAGTAAAACAGAGAGATGGCGAGGAATGCTTAGATTTCGCAAGCAGACAAAGAAAACGGATGAAGAGATAGAGGATGACGAAGAACTTGGG GGTCTCAGTGAGGAACAAACTAAACCAACCTCAAAATGGCTGGGGAAGACAAATTTTGTAGAGACTCGTTCCTTTTGGCAGATATTCCGGAGCTTTGACAGAATGTggagtttctttgttttgtctctaCAG GCATTGATTATTATGGCTTGTCATGATGTGGGATCTCCACTCCAAATGTTTAATGCCAATATATTTGAAGACGTCATGAGCATTTTCATTACCTCTGCAATTCTAAAGCTTATAAAAG GTATTCTTGACATAATCTTCAAATGGAAAGCCAGAAACACGATGCCGATcaatgaaaagaagaagcagatggtGAAGTTGGGTTTTGCTGCGATCTGGACTATTATTCTACCAGTGCTATATGCTCATTCAAGAAGGAAATACATATGTTATTTCCCAGATTACAAAACCTGGCTTGGTGAATGGTGTTTTTCTCCATATATGGTGGCTGTCACGATATACCTGACAGGAAGTGCTATTGCGTTGGTCTTGTTTTTCGTCCCTGCCATCAGCAAATACATTGAGACCTCCAATCATCGCATCTTCAAAACTTTGTCGTGGTGGGGACAG CCTAGATTATATGTTGGGCGAGGAGTGCAAGAAACTCAGATGTCACAATTCAA ATACACCCTCTTTTGGATTCTAGTTCTCCTGACCAAGTTTGCTTTCAGCTATGCATTTGAG ATAAAGCCTCTAATAGAACCTACACGACTTATAATGAAAGTTGGTGTGCGGAACTATGAATGGCATGAAATTTTCCCAGAAG TGAAGAGTAATGCTGCTGCAATTGTAGCAGTATGGGCGCCGATCATGGTG GTCTATTTCATGGATACACAAATATGGTATTCAGTCTACTGTACGATCTTTGGTGGGCTGTATGGAGTTCTGCATCACCTTGGTGAG ATTCGAACTTTAGGCATGTTGAGAGGCCGGTTTCATACTTTACCTTCTGCTTTTAATGCACGCCTTATTCCACACTCaacaaaagatgagaaaaggagaaaacaacgAGGCTTTTTCCCTTTCAGTTTAGGCAGg ggtTCTGACGGCCAGAAAAATAGTATGGCCAAGTTTGTGTTGGTGTGGAACCAAGTCATTAACAGTTTCAGAACAGAAGATCTGATAAGTAACAA GGAACTAGATTTGATGACAATGCCGATGTCATCGGAGGTCTTATCAGGGATCATCCGTTGGCCCATTTTTCTCCTTGCAAATAAG TTTTCAACAGCTCTGAGCATTACGAAAGACTTTGTCGGGAAGGATGAGGTTCTTTACCGAAGGATTCGGAAAGATGAGTACATGTACTACGCAGTAAAAGAGTGTTATGAATCTTTGAAGTACATTCTTCAGATTCTTGTTGTTGGTGATCTCGAGAAAAA GATTATATCTGGCATAATAAACGAGATAGAGGAAAACATCAGACAGTCAAGTTTGCTTGAAGAGTTTAAGATGACTGAGCTCCCAGCGTTGCATGATAAATGTATTGAGCTGGTTCAACTCCTG GTTGAGGGAAGTGAAGTGCGACTCCAGATTGAGAAAAGCGAAGAACTGCATGGTAAACTTGTAAAGGCTCTTCAGGATATCTTTGAGCTGGTAACAAATGATATGATGGTACATGGTGACAG gatTCTGGATTTGCTCAAGTCTCAGGAGGGGTCAGAAGAGGAAACAGATATCTTTATGAGGGTTATAGAACCACAATTGTTTGAATCTTATGGAGAACATAGATGCATCCATTTTCCACTGCCAGATAGTGCTTCATTGAGTGAACAG ATCCAGCGTTTTCTGTTATTGTTAACCGTCAAAGATAGTGCAATGGACATACCAGAGAACCTAGAAGCTCGGCGACGCATATCTTTCTTTGCTACTTCGCTTTTCATGGATATGCCCGACGCTCCGAAAGTACGCAATATGATGTCATTCAG TGTTTTGACACCGCATTATCAGGAGGATATTACCTTTTCAACGAAGGAACTACATTCCACCAACTCTAGCGTGTCAATCATCTTTTATATGCAGAAGATTTTTCCAG ATGAGTGGAAAAACTTTCTGGAGCGAATGGGATGTGATAATTTGGACTCATTAAAGAAAGAGGGTAAAGACGAAGAGCTTCGAAGCTGGGCATCATTTCGTGGACAAACATTGAGTAGAACAG TTCGTGGTATGATGTATTGCCGAGAAGCTCTGAAACTGCAAGCCTTTCTTGACATGGCAGATGACGAGG ATATTCTTGAAGGATACAATGACGTGGAACGAAGTAACAGACCTTTAGCCGCACAACTTGATGCATTAGCAGATATGAAATTCACGTATGTTGTGTCTTGCCAAATGTTTGGAGCCCAAAAATCAGCTGGGGATCCCCACGCGCAGGACATACTTGACCTGATGATAAA GTACCCGTCTCTCCGTGTTGCATACGTTGAGGAGAGGGAAGAAATCGTGTTGGATGTTCCAAAGAAGGTTTACTACTCTATACTGGTAAAAGCTGTCAACGGTTTTGATCAG GAAATCTACCGTGTCAAACTTCCTGGACCACCTAACATTGGAGAAGGGAAGCCTGAGAATCAAAATCACTCCATAGTTTTCACTCGAGGCGAAGCACTTCAGACTATTGACATGAACCAA GATCACTACCTGGAAGAGGCTTTTAAAATGAGAAATCTCCTTCAAGAATTTCTTCGAAACCGCGGAAGAAGACCTCCAACAATTCTTGGATTAAGGGAACACATCTTCACCGGAAG TGTTTCTTCTCTAGCATGGTTCATGTCATATCAAGAAACTAGTTTTGTCACAATCGGTCAAAGGCTTCTTGCTAATCCTCTCAG AGTCCGTTTTCACTATGGACATCCAGATGTCTTTGACAGAATTTTCCACATAACAAGGGGTGGCATCAGTAAAGCATCTAGAACTATTAACTTAAGTGAAGATGTATTTGCTG GTTATAATACCACCCTACGACGTGGATGCATAACCTATAATGAGTACCTCCAAGTCGGAAAAGGTCGTGATGTTGGCCTCAATCAGATCTCAAAGTTTGAGGCCAAGGTGGCTAATGGAAACAGCGAGCAGACTATTAGCCGTGACATATACCGCTTAGGACAACGTTTTGATTTCTTCAGAATGTTGTCTTGTTATTTCACAACCATTGGTTTCTACTTCAGTAGCTTG ATTTCTGTGATTGGGATATATATTTATCTCTATGGTCAACTCTACCTCGTGCTCAGTGGGTTGCAGAAGACGCTTATTCTTGAGGCCAAGGTGAAAAACATAAAGTCATTGGAAACAGCCCTTGCCTCTCAATCATTTATCCAGCTAGGTCTCTTGACCGGTCTACCAATGGTGATGGAGATTGGATTGGAGAAAGGATTTCTTATAGCTTTTCAAGATTTCATACTCATGCAGCTACAGCTTGCTGcattcttcttcactttctctctaGGAACCAAAACGCATTACTTCGGCAGAACAATTCTCCATGGAGGCGCTAAATACAGACCCACAGGGCGTAAAGTGGTGGTGTTCCATGCCAACTTCAGTGAAAATTACAGATTATATTCGCGAAGCCATTTCATCAAAGGGTTTGAGCTCATGATTCTTCTGGTCGTCTACGAGTTGTTCAAGCATACATCTCAAAGCAATATGGCTTACTCATTCATCACTTTCTCAGTGTGGTTCATGTCCCTTACATGGTTATGCGCCCCGTTTCTTTTCAACCCTTCAGGATTTACCTGGGAAATAATAGTTGGTGATTGGAGAGACTGGAACAGGTGGATCAAAGAGCAAGGTGGGATAGGGATTCAGCAAGACAAGAGCTGGAAATCTTGGTGGAACGACGAGCAAGCTCATCTACGTGGCTCTGGTGTTGGAGCTCGCTGTCTGGAGATAATTTTGTCCCTCAGGTTCTTCGTGTATCAGTATGGTTTGGTATACCACCTTGACATTTCCCAAAGCAGCACAAATATCATAGTCTACGCACTTTCTTGGGTCGTGATTCTCGCCACATTCTTCACAGTCAAG GCCGTAGATCTAGGGAGGCAACTCTTCAGCACAAGAAAGCATCTCTTGTTTCGGTTCTTCAAAGTCTTCATCTTCGTGAGCATTCTAACAGTCATTATCACTCTATCAAACATCTGTCACCTCTCTGTCAAGGACCTTATAGTCTCTTGCTTAGCCTTCTTGCCCACCGGTTGGGGTCTGATTCTG ATAGCACAAGCGGTTAGGCCAAAGATAGAAGGAACGAGCTTGTGGGAGTTCGCACAGGTTCTTGCTAGAGCTTATGATTATGGAATGGGAGTTGTTCTGTTCGCACCAATGGCTATCTTAGCATGGCTTCCTATCATCTCTGCGTTTCAAACACGCTTTCTCTTCAACGAAGCTTTTAACAGAAGGCTTCAAATTCAACCTATTCTtgcagggaagaagaagaatcgataA
- the LOC104745728 gene encoding uncharacterized protein LOC104745728, translating to MASVQYAFDHQGGMEINNDELLMSFLEEESPVEYHSSINKEEEEKLNSVIRSLEVEINMSSPTIEARKNDLQQTTTICGLEDDFRWLNDFDIGMISSQNDDEMMNWCTELSYMDGVVGSTVLEIEGGHEYYSHINYGLTFEEPTLSLWQEDNDVVMY from the coding sequence ATGGCGTCTGTGCAATATGCTTTTGATCATCAAGGCGGCATGGAGATTAACAACGATGAGCTTCTCATGTCGTTCTTGGAAGAAGAATCTCCCGTGGAATATCATAGTAGCATcaacaaagaggaagaagagaaattaaATAGTGTGATTAGATCGTTAGAAGTTGAGATCAACATGAGTTCTCCGACCATAGAAGCTAGGAAAAATGATCTGCAACAAACCACGACGATATGCGGTCTTGAAGATGATTTCAGGTGGCTTAACGACTTTGATATTGGTATGATTTCGTCGCAAAatgatgatgagatgatgaaTTGGTGTACTGAACTTTCTTACATGGATGGTGTGGTAGGTAGTACTGTTCTTGAGATTGAAGGTGGTCATGAATATTACTCTCATATTAACTATGGACTTACATTTGAGGAACCAACTCTTTCTCTATGGCAAGAGGATAATGATGTAGTTATGTATTAA